The following nucleotide sequence is from Chitinispirillales bacterium.
AAATGAAAAACTTGCATACATAACTCAAACGACTTTGAGCAGATTAGAATCAAAAAGCATAATTTCCGAATTAAAAAATAAATATCCCAATATATTAGGACCAAAAGACGGAGATTTATGCTATGCGACTACAAATCGTCAAAAGGCGATTATGAATTTGGCGGGAAAAATTGATTTGCTTTTGGTTGTCGGAAGTCCGAATTCGTCTAATTCAAACCGTCTAAAAGAGCTTGGAGAATCTTTGAACATCCGTTCATACTTAATTGACGAACCGCAAAATATTGATTTTTCATGGTTCGTCAATGTTGAAACTATAGGAATTACCTCCGGAGCTTCTGCGCCGGAATATTTGGTTCAGGAACTAATAAGCAAGATTTCTGACGAATTCATAATAGACGAGGTTGAAGAAATAAGTACGATAGAGGAAAAAGTAAGATTTCCTATGCCTGAAATGTTGAAATAAAATACAATTTTTTCATTCCCATTCAATAGTCCCGGGCGGTTTGTGGCTAATATCGATAAAAATATCGCCTATTCCTTGAATTTTGCGCGAATTTTCTATAATTTCACTGACCGCCGCTTGCGACAAATCGTAAAACCTCGCCGTCATCGCCTCGTTAGAAACTATAGGGCGCAAAACGATTGTTTCATTTCCTTTTGA
It contains:
- the ispH gene encoding 4-hydroxy-3-methylbut-2-enyl diphosphate reductase produces the protein MKIILANPRGFCAGVDTAIRIVEAAITKYGTPVFVRNEIVHNQSVVNSLKEQGAIFVKDVKEVPDSSVIIFSAHGAGIEVYKEAKQKNLTILDASCPLVKKIHNNIIKYSTEGAKIILIGHNGHPEVEGHLGQIKEKIYLINRPEDIRNLPFAKNEKLAYITQTTLSRLESKSIISELKNKYPNILGPKDGDLCYATTNRQKAIMNLAGKIDLLLVVGSPNSSNSNRLKELGESLNIRSYLIDEPQNIDFSWFVNVETIGITSGASAPEYLVQELISKISDEFIIDEVEEISTIEEKVRFPMPEMLK